The Cydia splendana chromosome 8, ilCydSple1.2, whole genome shotgun sequence genome contains a region encoding:
- the LOC134793040 gene encoding sodium-independent sulfate anion transporter-like, translating into MGGFVYLFFGSCKDVTVGPTAIMSAMVSKYVSGYSADFAVLAAFLSGLVELGMGILHLGFLVEFISMPVISGFTTAAALQIAAGQMKSLFGLDGKSGNYFSESLYNFVINFKSMKVWDPILGFLTIGILLLLKNIGQGCSRTDGLAKQLRWFVSLARNAVVVITGMIIAYTLKVSTGTEPLILICDIGSGLPKIEPPPFSTTVGNETYTFSDIISVLGPQSIVLPLVAILESVAIAKAFAVGKPVDATQEMMALGMCNIVGSFTKSMPITGSFTRTAINNASGVQTPAGGVFTGFLILLALSLLTSTFYFIPKASLAGLIITAMFSMIDFVIFGRLWRNSKSELFLLLITMSFSLSIGLEYGIVAGIVVNAAILLYTVSRPSVKITTILCEKGEYLSICLPDKLSYCAAEHVRRKVLQASQDVRNAAIVIDGSNVKKIDSTVASNLMCVVQDIDKAGRKVLFMNFPNSIV; encoded by the coding sequence ATGGGAGGATTTGTCTACTTATTCTTCGGAAGCTGCAAGGATGTTACCGTTGGACCTACAGCCATCATGTCTGCAATGGTATCGAAATACGTCTCCGGTTATTCAGCAGACTTCGCTGTTTTGGCAGCATTCCTATCTGGACTGGTGGAGCTTGGTATGGGGATACTGCATCTTGGATTTCTGGTTGAATTTATATCGATGCCAGTCATTAGCGGATTTACAACCGCCGCTGCTTTACAAATAGCTGCAGGCCAAATGAAGTCGTTATTCGGTCTCGACGGAAAATCAGGAAATTACTTTTCAGAATCCTTGTACAATTTTGTAATCAACTTTAAGAGTATGAAAGTATGGGATCCGATTCTTGGATTTTTAACGATCGGTATACTTTTGTTGTTGAAGAATATTGGACAAGGGTGCAGCCGTACTGACGGCTTAGCAAAGCAACTTCGGTGGTTTGTTTCACTCGCTAGAAATGCCGTGGTTGTTATAACAGGTATGATCATAGCATatacactaaaagtatcaacaGGCACGGAACCTCTAATTCTTATTTGTGATATTGGGAGTGGACTACCGAAAATAGAACCACCGCCCTTCAGTACAACCGTAGGTAATGAAACCTATACATTTAGTGACATCATATCAGTCCTGGGGCCTCAATCTATAGTGTTACCCTTAGTAGCTATTTTAGAATCCGTGGCGATTGCAAAGGCCTTTGCAGTAGGCAAACCCGTGGATGCTACTCAAGAAATGATGGCATTAGGAATGTGCAACATAGTTGGCTCATTTACTAAAAGCATGCCTATAACTGGCTCATTTACACGAACAGCTATAAATAATGCTTCAGGAGTACAAACCCCTGCAGGTGGTGTCTTTACTGGttttctaatattattagcTTTGAGTTTATTAACGTCTACATTTTATTTCATACCTAAAGCATCACTGGCTGGTTTAATTATAACAGCAATGTTTTCTATGATAGATTTCGTTATATTTGGAAGATTATGGAGGAACAGCAAAAGTgaattatttttgttacttATTACAATGTCGTTTTCTTTGTCAATCGGATTAGAATACGGGATTGTTGCTGGAATAGTTGTGAATGCTGCGATATTATTGTATACAGTTTCACGACCATCTGTGAAAATAACTACAATATTATGTGAAAAAGGAGAATATTTATCAATATGTTTACCTGACAAATTGTCATATTGTGCGGCTGAACATGTTCGGCGCAAAGTATTGCAAGCATCTCAAGATGTAAGAAATGCAGCAATTGTCATAGATGGttcaaatgtcaaaaaaattGACTCCACCGTGGCTTCAAACCTCATGTGTGTGGTTCAAGATATTGATAAAGCAGGCCGAAAAGTATTGTTTATGAATTTTCCCAATAGTATTgtgtga